In the Paenibacillus sp. FSL H7-0357 genome, one interval contains:
- a CDS encoding carbohydrate ABC transporter permease, with product MGQNLETLPQQPPVRSRRAWSLQKGETLSGLLFVSPMLIGVTILVLIPIIATLFLGFADWNFVQGFDGIRWVGLQNFTNLLQDEMFIRSVRNNFLFLLTVPVYLLVSMVLAILIDRYVYMKGYFKIAYFVPYVSMTVAVAIVWQVLFQPSYGPINEMLKAIGIADPPKWIADPHFALISIMMISVWISIGFNMIIYIAGLQSIPKDLYEAADIDGAGAWTKFRRITFPLLSPTTFFLLVTGIIATFKVFDIIAVLTQGGPIGSTTMMVWYLYDTAFVNLKVGYASAIAVVLFIFVMLITFGQWLAEKKWVNY from the coding sequence ATGGGACAAAACCTGGAAACTTTACCGCAACAACCGCCTGTGCGCAGCCGTAGAGCCTGGTCGCTGCAAAAGGGTGAGACGCTTTCCGGACTGCTGTTCGTAAGCCCGATGCTGATCGGGGTGACGATACTGGTGCTGATTCCGATCATCGCCACGTTATTCCTCGGATTTGCCGATTGGAACTTTGTTCAGGGCTTTGACGGCATCCGCTGGGTAGGCCTGCAGAATTTCACCAATCTGCTGCAGGACGAGATGTTCATCCGTTCGGTGCGCAACAATTTTCTGTTTCTGCTGACGGTGCCGGTGTATTTGCTGGTGTCGATGGTGCTGGCGATTCTGATTGACCGTTATGTGTATATGAAGGGATATTTCAAAATTGCCTATTTCGTTCCTTATGTGTCCATGACCGTAGCGGTAGCCATCGTATGGCAGGTGCTGTTCCAGCCCTCCTATGGACCTATTAATGAAATGCTCAAGGCCATCGGGATTGCCGACCCGCCGAAATGGATTGCTGATCCGCATTTCGCGTTGATCTCGATCATGATGATCTCTGTCTGGATCTCCATCGGCTTCAATATGATTATTTACATCGCCGGACTGCAGTCCATTCCGAAGGATTTGTATGAGGCGGCCGACATTGACGGAGCAGGCGCCTGGACAAAATTCAGACGGATCACCTTCCCGCTGCTGTCACCAACCACCTTTTTTCTTCTTGTAACCGGTATTATTGCCACTTTTAAAGTGTTTGATATTATCGCTGTCCTGACGCAGGGCGGCCCCATCGGCTCAACGACAATGATGGTCTGGTATTTATACGATACAGCTTTTGTAAATCTGAAGGTGGGTTATGCGTCGGCCATCGCTGTGGTCTTGTTCATCTTCGTGATGCTGATTACTTTCGGCCAGTGGCTGGCAGAGAAAAAATGGGTCAATTACTAG
- a CDS encoding (2Fe-2S) ferredoxin domain-containing protein: MTTWNLQGTVSHLLICNGSSCRKHKGEEVADAIEDEIEKQGAERQVHTTVTRCNGRCSDACVVISYPEGVWYKEITPKSAKALVRKVLEGERLEDNVLYTYDGGLIAATEKDAKGKKKK; this comes from the coding sequence ATGACGACCTGGAATTTGCAAGGAACAGTAAGCCATCTGCTGATCTGCAATGGGAGCAGCTGCAGAAAGCATAAGGGTGAAGAGGTGGCTGATGCAATAGAGGATGAGATCGAGAAGCAGGGCGCGGAGCGGCAGGTTCATACGACGGTTACCCGCTGCAACGGAAGATGCTCGGATGCCTGCGTAGTGATTTCCTATCCGGAAGGCGTATGGTATAAGGAGATTACCCCCAAATCGGCCAAAGCGCTGGTGCGCAAGGTTCTGGAAGGCGAACGTCTGGAAGACAACGTGCTCTATACTTACGATGGAGGGCTCATTGCAGCAACCGAGAAAGATGCGAAGGGCAAAAAGAAGAAGTAA
- a CDS encoding AraC family transcriptional regulator — translation MPLRQPGDSRPHSHHFYFPVRVENLTGLAASIAPGSSGHLSIIVTGGSGTIDIQDERLSLSGGSMLCCSTQPGVSLSPQHQLQGVWIEYSTFPLLSNQTNPLNDRHPLGNCSTKVCTLAARLLRVWEGSEIQSPFTVQQLFTELLTELHGEIRENSQSPAHWLDRVLEYIEAHYSEDITRSQMAERAGVSPEHFSRVFRKATGQTFNEYVTLQRIRRAQKRMLTGAPNLSQLALEVGYVEGTYLSRKFKQVVGISPAAYHRKNKRIVALNFNHTASLRALEITPQLGVYSGWMERHETVPSALKLQLEGSSAAMLYNRVAAVRPDVIISYDLPGESKQLLPVAPVIELPYMQMDWREQFRMIAGIADRQPQAEAWLRHYDQLCYEANLQLDRLLGARGTAVIWEFGTSSAYCFSSSYGHGCQILYGDLGFQPPGVLMEHGLMNRGYLEIPAEQIADYPADHIFFTSSASTAEGQRRFETLLRSARWQELDAARSGHVYLLDQPDMFYGFDPLSSLAQLKTLMRTIRSQISIGQDHIKP, via the coding sequence ATGCCTCTCCGGCAACCTGGCGATTCCCGCCCTCATTCCCATCATTTCTACTTCCCGGTACGTGTTGAAAATCTAACCGGATTAGCCGCAAGCATTGCTCCCGGATCCTCCGGACACTTGTCTATTATTGTAACCGGAGGCAGCGGAACTATCGATATTCAAGACGAACGCCTTAGCCTCTCAGGCGGCAGCATGCTGTGCTGCAGCACACAGCCCGGTGTTTCTCTGAGCCCGCAGCATCAGTTGCAGGGTGTATGGATTGAATACTCTACATTTCCGCTGCTGAGCAATCAGACAAATCCCCTGAACGACAGGCACCCGTTGGGGAATTGCTCGACTAAGGTTTGCACACTCGCAGCCCGCCTGCTGAGAGTCTGGGAGGGGAGCGAAATTCAGTCCCCTTTCACCGTACAGCAGTTATTCACCGAATTGCTGACTGAGCTTCATGGCGAAATCAGAGAGAACAGCCAGTCCCCGGCGCATTGGCTTGACCGCGTGCTGGAATATATAGAAGCACATTATTCCGAGGATATCACAAGAAGTCAGATGGCCGAACGGGCAGGAGTTAGCCCGGAACACTTCTCGCGGGTCTTCCGCAAAGCTACCGGACAAACCTTCAACGAATATGTAACCCTGCAGCGCATCCGCAGAGCCCAGAAGCGGATGCTGACCGGTGCTCCGAATTTGTCTCAGCTTGCGCTGGAGGTCGGCTATGTTGAGGGGACCTACTTAAGCCGGAAATTTAAGCAGGTCGTTGGTATTTCTCCTGCAGCCTACCACCGTAAGAATAAAAGAATTGTGGCCCTCAATTTCAACCATACCGCAAGCCTGCGGGCTCTGGAGATTACGCCACAGCTCGGAGTGTATTCCGGGTGGATGGAACGTCATGAGACGGTTCCTTCTGCGCTTAAGCTTCAGCTCGAAGGCAGCAGCGCGGCCATGCTCTATAATAGGGTTGCCGCTGTGCGCCCGGATGTCATCATCAGCTATGACCTCCCCGGAGAGAGCAAGCAGCTGCTGCCGGTAGCTCCAGTGATAGAGCTGCCTTACATGCAAATGGACTGGCGCGAGCAGTTTCGGATGATTGCCGGGATTGCAGACCGGCAGCCCCAGGCCGAAGCCTGGTTGAGACATTATGATCAGCTTTGCTACGAAGCTAACCTGCAATTGGACCGGCTGCTTGGCGCACGGGGCACAGCCGTCATTTGGGAGTTCGGCACGAGCAGCGCGTACTGCTTCAGCAGCAGCTATGGCCATGGCTGCCAGATTTTATATGGCGATCTCGGCTTTCAGCCGCCCGGCGTCTTGATGGAGCACGGGCTGATGAACCGTGGTTATCTGGAAATACCGGCTGAGCAAATAGCCGATTATCCGGCAGATCATATCTTCTTCACCAGCAGCGCTTCAACCGCTGAGGGCCAGCGGCGCTTCGAGACCCTGCTGCGCTCCGCCCGCTGGCAGGAGCTTGACGCAGCCCGCAGCGGGCATGTCTATCTCCTCGATCAGCCGGACATGTTCTATGGGTTTGATCCCCTCTCTTCATTGGCTCAGCTAAAGACGCTAATGAGAACAATAAGATCACAAATTTCCATAGGACAAGATCACATTAAGCCATAG
- a CDS encoding ABC transporter substrate-binding protein → MINQQHNSNTRKRWLVYPLLLTLTLLVSACGSNQSTGSATNSGSAAEAPAPSQQPAETTAPASFKTVTTVNGDIEIPVQPKRIVAEEYLGSLIALDTIPVGAPGLTLQNMYYKESLTGVADTGTYGKMSPEKIIALDPDLIISGNADSYEALSQIAPTVIVPYGDLKDAHQELTYFGELLGKEQQAKDWLAEYDKRIAAAKAKVDAAIPADATFSILEHSEKTTWVYGDNFGRGGQPIYQALGRKPPTEVAAEIMEKQWAELSTEVLNKYAGDYLIVTDNNYTVQNFKDDPIWGNLPAVKNDHLYVWKEERSWYYDPIAVLSQTEELADWLTKGQ, encoded by the coding sequence TTGATTAACCAGCAACATAACAGCAACACCCGGAAGCGCTGGCTCGTCTACCCGCTGCTCTTGACCCTGACTCTTCTGGTCTCAGCCTGTGGCAGCAACCAGAGCACAGGCTCCGCAACTAATTCAGGAAGTGCTGCCGAAGCTCCGGCACCTTCACAGCAGCCTGCAGAAACAACTGCACCGGCATCGTTCAAAACAGTGACAACTGTAAACGGCGATATTGAAATCCCCGTTCAGCCGAAGCGGATCGTTGCCGAGGAATATCTGGGCAGCCTGATTGCACTGGACACCATTCCCGTCGGCGCTCCTGGCCTGACGCTGCAAAATATGTACTACAAGGAATCCCTTACAGGTGTGGCGGATACCGGAACCTACGGAAAGATGTCGCCCGAGAAAATCATCGCGCTGGATCCGGACCTGATTATCTCCGGCAATGCCGACAGCTATGAGGCTTTAAGCCAAATCGCGCCAACGGTCATTGTACCTTACGGGGATCTAAAAGATGCTCATCAGGAACTGACTTATTTCGGTGAGCTGCTGGGCAAAGAACAGCAAGCAAAGGATTGGCTGGCCGAATACGACAAACGTATCGCCGCTGCTAAGGCTAAGGTAGATGCAGCCATTCCTGCAGATGCAACCTTCAGTATCCTGGAGCATTCAGAAAAAACCACCTGGGTCTACGGGGACAATTTCGGACGGGGCGGACAGCCGATCTATCAGGCGCTGGGCCGCAAGCCTCCAACCGAAGTCGCCGCCGAAATCATGGAGAAGCAGTGGGCGGAATTATCGACAGAGGTGCTTAACAAGTATGCAGGGGATTATCTCATCGTGACCGATAACAACTACACCGTCCAGAACTTCAAAGATGATCCTATTTGGGGCAACCTCCCTGCAGTCAAAAACGATCATCTCTATGTCTGGAAAGAGGAACGTTCGTGGTATTATGACCCTATTGCTGTATTGTCCCAGACTGAGGAATTGGCGGACTGGCTGACTAAAGGACAATAA
- a CDS encoding GerAB/ArcD/ProY family transporter: protein MRKEVIGPVQLFSMIVLFELGTAIVVPIGLESGHTVWLSILIALPGGILLYWIYVDLYLQFPNMIISGYTQQILGKWIGWPLSLLFLPILLYNGSRNLREAGDLLISASYDRTPVFIINSIMVIAVMYILYKGIEVFARTSEIYFFITILMGLLCNFVVIAAGLTKFKNLFPIHAGEWMEALRSAYPSIWIFPFGELVCFTTILPHLNKTRKVRKTGIAAILLSGFLLSFTHAVEMSVLGTDIYSRTTFPMFTTITLVNVANFIQRLDAFVILTLIIGVFFKMSIYCYAAVMIAADLFKVKDTRRLVIPVGVVVLFTSFVSAENYPVHMKEGSIFLKNILPILCAVIPILLFLVNRLRRRFGLYR from the coding sequence ATGAGAAAAGAAGTTATCGGACCGGTTCAATTATTTTCCATGATAGTACTGTTCGAACTGGGGACGGCGATTGTGGTACCCATTGGGCTGGAAAGCGGACATACCGTCTGGCTGTCGATCCTGATAGCTCTGCCCGGAGGGATTCTCTTATATTGGATCTACGTCGATTTGTATCTTCAATTTCCCAATATGATTATCAGCGGATACACACAACAAATTCTCGGTAAATGGATCGGCTGGCCGCTGAGTCTGCTGTTTCTTCCCATCCTGTTGTATAACGGCTCCCGGAATTTGCGGGAAGCAGGAGACCTCCTCATCTCGGCTTCATACGACAGGACGCCTGTGTTTATCATTAATTCAATTATGGTAATCGCCGTAATGTATATTCTATACAAGGGGATCGAGGTGTTTGCAAGAACGTCAGAGATCTACTTTTTTATCACCATCCTTATGGGTTTGCTCTGCAACTTTGTAGTCATTGCGGCGGGGCTGACTAAGTTCAAGAATCTGTTTCCGATTCATGCCGGGGAATGGATGGAAGCACTGCGCTCCGCTTACCCGAGCATATGGATTTTCCCTTTTGGCGAACTTGTCTGCTTCACGACGATACTTCCTCATCTCAACAAAACGCGGAAGGTCAGGAAGACAGGAATCGCCGCCATTCTTTTAAGCGGATTTCTGCTCAGCTTCACGCATGCTGTTGAGATGTCGGTGCTTGGAACAGACATTTACAGCCGCACAACCTTTCCGATGTTTACGACCATTACGCTCGTCAATGTGGCCAACTTTATTCAACGCCTGGATGCGTTTGTCATCCTGACCCTGATTATTGGCGTGTTTTTCAAAATGTCGATTTATTGCTATGCGGCTGTCATGATTGCGGCTGATTTATTCAAGGTTAAGGATACGCGCAGGCTGGTTATCCCGGTAGGGGTTGTGGTATTGTTCACTTCGTTTGTCAGTGCGGAGAATTACCCTGTCCATATGAAAGAAGGCAGTATTTTCCTCAAGAATATTCTGCCTATTCTGTGTGCTGTCATCCCGATTCTGTTGTTTCTTGTGAACAGGCTGCGGCGCAGATTCGGACTGTACCGGTAA
- a CDS encoding Ger(x)C family spore germination protein — translation MRTKMPVLLTVWLILSLILTGCWNSRELNDLAIVSGIGIDLTANNGEFRVTFQVVIPSASSTSMGSGNGMPAVTVISASDRTVFGALRKASKRATRQLFFAHSQLVVVGESLARSGIEGLFDIFERSHELRLNSPVLISRNSDAASVLKILTTLESLPSMGVVKKMQNTSRVYGENRNMNVFEIINGITGEGDLTINGLRIIGDPADGMKKSSLEQSETKAGTIMSGLGVFKDGKLIYWMDGPAARGTQWVLNKVRETNIDIASDKKDEDIAVNVLYSKTTAKVELRNGIPVFHLHIREEGIVNETGSYVDLSRKEEIVKLEAELEEKTREEVELAIRTAQASQTDIFGFGNELKRTDPATWNKLGKEWSTAFAQGELDIQVEAYIRSTGMRLKPYMAPEKE, via the coding sequence ATGAGAACTAAAATGCCGGTTCTGCTGACGGTTTGGTTGATCCTATCTCTGATCCTCACAGGATGCTGGAACAGCAGAGAATTAAATGACCTTGCCATTGTGAGCGGTATCGGAATTGATCTAACGGCAAACAACGGGGAATTCCGGGTTACCTTTCAGGTGGTCATTCCGTCGGCTTCGTCTACAAGTATGGGCTCCGGGAACGGAATGCCTGCGGTTACTGTCATTTCTGCAAGCGACCGGACGGTATTCGGGGCATTGCGTAAAGCCTCCAAGCGGGCGACGCGTCAGCTGTTTTTTGCCCATTCTCAGCTCGTTGTTGTGGGTGAATCGCTGGCCAGAAGCGGAATTGAAGGCTTGTTCGATATTTTTGAGCGATCACATGAACTTCGCCTGAACTCGCCGGTGCTGATTTCCAGAAATTCAGATGCCGCATCTGTGCTCAAGATATTGACGACGCTGGAGAGTCTGCCCTCCATGGGGGTGGTCAAAAAGATGCAAAATACCTCCAGAGTATACGGAGAGAACCGGAACATGAATGTATTTGAGATCATTAACGGGATCACGGGGGAAGGGGATTTGACGATTAACGGTCTGCGAATTATCGGGGATCCAGCCGATGGGATGAAGAAATCCAGCCTCGAACAATCAGAAACGAAGGCGGGAACAATAATGAGCGGATTGGGTGTCTTTAAGGATGGTAAGCTGATTTATTGGATGGACGGGCCTGCGGCGAGAGGCACTCAATGGGTGCTTAATAAAGTCAGAGAAACTAATATTGACATCGCCTCTGATAAAAAAGATGAGGATATTGCCGTCAATGTGCTCTACTCGAAGACCACTGCCAAGGTTGAACTCAGGAACGGTATACCGGTCTTTCATCTGCATATTCGTGAGGAAGGCATTGTAAACGAAACGGGAAGTTATGTGGATTTGAGCCGGAAGGAAGAAATTGTGAAGCTGGAAGCTGAACTGGAGGAGAAAACCAGGGAGGAAGTAGAGCTGGCTATACGAACCGCTCAAGCGTCTCAAACCGACATCTTTGGTTTTGGCAATGAACTGAAGCGTACCGATCCGGCGACCTGGAACAAGCTAGGGAAGGAATGGAGCACCGCATTTGCACAAGGCGAATTGGATATTCAGGTTGAAGCTTATATCCGCAGTACCGGGATGAGATTGAAGCCTTACATGGCTCCAGAAAAAGAATGA
- a CDS encoding spore germination protein — translation MAKRNPEPKPAGAHEGSTSSPPLSLSLEDNVKVIRSRLGNSPDLIIREYETTDNANQMAAVYINGIIDKERVEEFITHAFSFGILSEEKSAELTILDLFTYVQEKALNIGKEKLVQDLNSLLEALMSGDTVLLFHGLKDAISLSTSGGESRAVTEAATQVAIRGSKESFTESLGTNIALVRRRIKSPDLWIETMTLGAVTKTDVTMMYIHGLAPEETLQEFRKKLKAIHVDSILESGYIEQMIEENRFSPFPTMYNTERPDSVAGNLLEGRIALFVDGTPFVLIAPTTFLMFFHTVEDYYQRYDISTLIRLLRLLCLVISLFGPAVFVAALNFHQEMIPTPLLINLASQREGVPFPTFVEALMMEVTFEIIREAGIRMPSPIGQTVSIIGGLVLGQAAVQAGIVSPAMVIVVSLTGISSFATPSFNMALSIRVLRFVIMFIAAFIGLYGIAIVSLILVAHMCSLRSLGVPYLSPIAPFAPGDQKDVILRTPLHFMKTRKRLINRNSAESGQSGQNRQGNNNEN, via the coding sequence ATGGCTAAACGCAACCCAGAACCTAAGCCCGCCGGGGCGCATGAAGGCAGCACTTCAAGCCCCCCCCTCTCCTTAAGCCTTGAGGACAACGTTAAAGTGATTAGATCCAGACTTGGAAACAGCCCGGATCTGATTATACGCGAGTACGAAACAACAGATAATGCCAACCAGATGGCTGCAGTATATATCAACGGCATCATCGACAAGGAAAGAGTAGAAGAGTTCATTACCCATGCCTTTTCGTTTGGAATTCTAAGCGAAGAGAAGTCCGCTGAACTGACAATCTTGGACTTGTTCACCTATGTGCAAGAAAAGGCGCTCAACATCGGCAAGGAAAAACTCGTTCAGGATCTGAACAGTCTTCTGGAAGCCCTCATGTCGGGAGATACGGTATTGCTGTTTCATGGCCTGAAGGATGCCATCAGCCTAAGTACAAGCGGCGGTGAAAGCAGAGCTGTCACGGAGGCCGCAACCCAGGTAGCCATCCGCGGCTCCAAGGAGAGCTTTACGGAATCTCTTGGCACGAACATCGCCCTTGTGCGCAGAAGAATCAAGAGCCCTGACCTATGGATCGAGACAATGACCCTTGGGGCTGTAACTAAAACCGATGTCACCATGATGTATATTCACGGACTAGCCCCGGAAGAGACACTTCAGGAATTCAGGAAGAAGCTTAAGGCGATCCACGTGGATTCTATTCTGGAATCGGGATATATTGAGCAGATGATTGAAGAGAACAGGTTCTCTCCTTTTCCGACGATGTACAATACAGAACGGCCGGACAGCGTGGCCGGAAATCTGCTGGAAGGCAGAATAGCTTTGTTTGTAGACGGGACTCCTTTCGTGCTGATCGCGCCTACAACCTTTCTAATGTTTTTTCATACAGTTGAGGATTACTATCAGCGGTATGATATATCGACATTAATCCGTTTACTGAGATTACTGTGCCTGGTGATTTCCTTATTTGGTCCAGCGGTTTTTGTTGCAGCACTGAATTTTCATCAGGAGATGATCCCTACACCCCTGCTGATTAATCTGGCCTCACAGCGGGAAGGCGTGCCTTTTCCCACGTTCGTTGAGGCGTTGATGATGGAGGTTACCTTTGAGATCATCCGTGAGGCCGGCATTAGGATGCCTTCTCCCATCGGTCAAACCGTCTCGATTATTGGGGGGCTGGTTCTGGGACAGGCGGCCGTGCAGGCCGGGATTGTGTCCCCTGCCATGGTTATTGTGGTTTCATTAACGGGGATCTCCAGCTTTGCCACGCCTTCCTTTAATATGGCGTTGTCCATACGCGTACTCCGCTTTGTTATCATGTTTATTGCTGCTTTTATAGGTCTTTACGGCATAGCCATTGTCAGCCTGATACTGGTTGCCCATATGTGCTCCTTGCGTTCCCTGGGTGTTCCCTATCTCTCCCCAATCGCTCCGTTTGCGCCGGGTGATCAGAAGGACGTCATATTACGGACACCTTTGCATTTCATGAAGACCCGCAAACGTTTGATCAACCGCAATAGCGCTGAATCCGGCCAGAGCGGTCAGAACCGGCAGGGAAATAACAATGAGAACTAA
- a CDS encoding NAD(P)/FAD-dependent oxidoreductase encodes MSNQLELYDVTIIGGGPAGMYTAFYSGMRDLKTKLIEAKEELGGRMLIYPEKMIWDVGGVTPILCGQLIKQLEEQARTFDPTIVLGQQIIAQERQEDGTYILTSNTGEQHWTRTIILAIGYGILQMAKLEIEGADRYEVTNLHYTVQELEPFRGKAVLISGGGDSAVDWANELEGIAASVTIVHRREQFGGHEKNIARMKASSVEVRVPFAVSQLHSSNGETIDQVTISHIESGETEQFAVDAVIVNHGLKSDFGPLKEWGLDMGDWCANVSGRLETNLPGIFAAGDFVDYSSKVRLIAGTFTDAVLALNSAKLYMDPDAPKAAYVSSHNDRFKEKNKALGVSDEH; translated from the coding sequence ATGAGCAATCAACTGGAATTATACGATGTAACGATCATTGGCGGGGGACCCGCAGGTATGTATACAGCATTTTATAGCGGCATGAGAGATTTGAAGACAAAGCTGATTGAAGCCAAGGAAGAGCTTGGCGGGAGAATGCTCATCTATCCTGAGAAAATGATCTGGGATGTGGGTGGAGTCACCCCGATCCTCTGCGGCCAATTGATTAAACAGCTGGAGGAGCAGGCCCGGACTTTCGATCCGACTATTGTTCTGGGGCAGCAGATTATTGCTCAGGAGCGGCAGGAGGACGGAACCTATATTCTGACTTCGAATACAGGCGAACAGCATTGGACGCGTACGATCATTCTGGCGATCGGCTATGGTATTCTGCAGATGGCGAAGCTGGAAATTGAAGGGGCGGACCGCTACGAGGTTACGAATCTGCATTATACGGTGCAAGAGCTGGAGCCGTTCCGCGGCAAAGCAGTGCTGATCTCCGGCGGTGGCGACTCCGCGGTAGATTGGGCCAACGAACTTGAAGGTATCGCAGCCAGCGTAACCATTGTGCACCGCAGAGAGCAGTTTGGCGGTCATGAGAAGAATATCGCGCGGATGAAGGCTTCCTCCGTAGAAGTACGCGTGCCGTTTGCGGTAAGCCAGCTGCACAGCAGCAATGGAGAGACGATCGACCAGGTGACGATCAGCCATATAGAATCCGGGGAAACAGAGCAGTTTGCGGTGGACGCGGTAATTGTGAACCATGGTTTAAAAAGCGATTTTGGGCCACTGAAGGAATGGGGCCTCGATATGGGCGACTGGTGCGCCAATGTCAGCGGGCGGCTGGAGACGAATCTGCCCGGTATCTTTGCCGCAGGTGATTTTGTAGATTACAGCAGCAAGGTCCGCCTGATTGCCGGCACCTTTACCGATGCCGTTCTGGCCTTGAACAGTGCCAAGCTGTATATGGATCCCGATGCACCCAAAGCAGCCTATGTCTCCTCGCATAATGACCGCTTCAAGGAAAAGAACAAGGCGCTTGGCGTAAGTGATGAACACTAG
- a CDS encoding FecCD family ABC transporter permease: MQRTTALSYESTRRRRGLTVLAVIFALIVLVFIISVNTGYIRLTPMELLNTLLGKGTDKQELILFDFRLPRIVISVLIGAGLAVSGAVMQGVFRNDLADPGILGINAGAGLMVMLMVSFYPSTTAAPVYLLPLVAFVGAGLTAALIYVLAYKRYQGISPIRLLLTGVAVAAGISAAMIVLTLRLDPDKYQFVATWLAGSIWGTSWKFVLSLLPWIVILLPYVIYKARVMNVLNLGEQTATGLGAAVTREQFKLLAAAVGLAASSVAVSGGIGFVGLVGPHLARRLVGPKHQLMLPASALLGSLLVITADTIGRWILQPSEIPTGIVVAVIGAPYFLYLLARTKS, encoded by the coding sequence ATGCAGAGAACAACAGCTTTATCCTATGAATCTACCAGACGCAGACGCGGACTGACCGTTCTGGCTGTGATATTTGCATTAATCGTACTCGTGTTTATTATCAGTGTGAATACAGGATACATACGACTTACTCCTATGGAACTGCTGAACACTTTGCTCGGCAAAGGTACGGACAAGCAGGAGCTGATCCTGTTCGACTTCCGTCTGCCGCGCATCGTTATCTCCGTTCTGATCGGAGCGGGACTTGCCGTTTCCGGAGCAGTCATGCAAGGCGTCTTCCGCAATGACCTGGCTGATCCCGGCATTCTCGGCATCAACGCCGGAGCCGGCCTGATGGTTATGCTGATGGTTTCTTTTTATCCATCGACGACTGCTGCACCGGTATACCTGCTGCCGCTCGTTGCTTTTGTCGGAGCAGGACTGACTGCGGCCTTGATTTATGTGCTTGCGTATAAGCGGTATCAGGGGATATCCCCGATCCGCCTGCTTCTGACCGGCGTAGCAGTTGCAGCCGGAATCAGCGCAGCGATGATTGTGCTGACGCTGCGTCTTGATCCTGATAAGTATCAATTTGTCGCTACCTGGCTGGCGGGCAGCATCTGGGGGACCAGCTGGAAATTTGTGCTTTCCCTGCTCCCCTGGATTGTGATTCTGCTGCCCTATGTGATCTACAAAGCCCGGGTAATGAATGTGCTTAATCTGGGCGAGCAGACAGCCACCGGACTTGGAGCCGCTGTTACCAGAGAGCAGTTCAAGCTGCTCGCAGCCGCAGTCGGACTCGCAGCTTCTAGTGTCGCTGTCAGCGGCGGGATCGGTTTTGTCGGCCTGGTCGGTCCGCATTTAGCCAGACGTCTGGTGGGTCCGAAGCATCAGCTGATGCTTCCCGCTTCCGCGCTGCTAGGTTCCCTGCTGGTTATCACCGCCGATACGATCGGCCGCTGGATATTGCAGCCCTCGGAGATCCCTACAGGGATCGTGGTTGCTGTGATAGGTGCACCTTATTTTCTCTATTTGCTGGCCCGGACGAAGTCTTGA